The Cervus canadensis isolate Bull #8, Minnesota chromosome 5, ASM1932006v1, whole genome shotgun sequence genome contains the following window.
ATGGCACACAACCATGGTCCAGAGAAAGAACGAGACCCAGATGCCTTGGCCCCAAGGCCCAAGCgccgcccctccccgcctccaCGGACCCTGGGCCACGGCCGCCCCCAGCGGCCCTGAGGCCCCTGCTGTACTCACGCTCAGGCTCCGGCTTCTCTGTGTCCCCCACGCGCAAGGGTCGGGCTTTGGGCTCCTCTTTGTTTCTCCGTATGGGAGCGTTGAGCTCCTCATGGTAAACTGGACCGAAGGAGACCAGGGGGCGTGTCAGACAGAGTAGGGGGACCCGGGGACCTCAGCCCAGCGGTGCAGGGTGGGGCCGCCCCCCGGACCTGCGGCACTTACAGCGGTTGTGCTGCACGTAGTTCACCGCCATGTTGGTGGGCACGAACGAGGTCTCGCTGTCTTTCTTCTTGTTCTGCTGCTCAGCCAGCAGACGGGCCTTGGCGTCCTCCGTGGAAATGATGTTTTTTATTTTCGcactgtggggagagaggggccaCACCACGGTTAGCGCTTTGCAACTGTGGGCCTCAGATGGAACTGACTGCGGGCTCCAAGTACCCCCCCGCTCAGCTGCATAAGGATGTCACCCTTCTCAGGGTGACATCAGAGCCTCTCTGCAGCTCACCAGCTTCCCTGTGGCCGGAGTGTCACTGCGCTCTCATGGCATCAGAGATGCAGGACTTACTCTCTTCTGATCGAGGGGAAACTGAGCCAGAGGTCAGGTGAACTCCCTAAGGCTCAAAGCCAGTGAGGCCAGCAAGGAGGTGAGAACCCAGAGGTTGCCCAACTTTCTACCACACCTGAAGAAGATTCTGACCCTGTGTTTCCTCCATAAAAGTCCCCTTTTAGAGCAGATGCTTTGTAGTTAAAATGAAAGGATCATGGGGTGGGTGAACCTTATCACTGCTCCTGCTGAAGAGAGCAGGAGAATACAAGGACCTATTGGAAGAACTGTGCACAAAggctaaataaaaacaaacacttttggaacttccccggtggtccagtggttaagaatccaccttctaatgcagggcacttgcatttgatccctgggtgggaaactggattccacatgccatggtaagcctgtgtgccacaactagagagaagccagcatgccacaatgaaagatccagaatgctgcaactaagacccgaagcagccgaataaataaataaatagaaagaaaaaacagaaagtatCCCTCTACTTTATAAGACAAACCAAATACTTTTGTTTTTGGTGGTGACAGTCCCTTGTGTCTTTAATTGCTCTGACCAACCCAGAGAAACTCTGGGCAACAACCATGTCTGCAGACCAGAGAGGGTAAGTTTGTATCTGTGGGTTTCCAAGGAGACAGGTTAAGAAACAGCCCCCTTAACTGTTAACTGGAAAGCAGAGAGCTGACCCTTCTGCCTAGGGGCGGGAGAGAGGCGTGACCGTGGGTCTGAAACTCACTCGATGCCGAGGTCCACCTCGGGGATGCCACTCAGCATCTGGTTGGAGAGCATCTCCTCCGTCTTCTTTGCTGAGGAAACCCGGATGTTTTCCGGCAGCTCATAAAGGCAATCCTCTGCATTCTTTGGCTTGACTTTCTGTTCCTCGTGTTCCACGATCCCTTTCCGCTTCTTCAGCTCTGTCTCAATGTACTTCATCCTGAAACAAGATACCCGCAGGCCTCAGGGAGGGGCAGAACAGCTCCAAGCCTGGCCCAGAGCCATGATGGGTGATGATGGAGTTGTCGTCATTCCACggagaagtgagaaaaataaaaataacttttgagtttttaaatcaAGCTAAAATCTTTCAATTTAAAGCACCAATATATATAATGAGATCCTGTCTCACCACATCATATGTAAGTTTCTTTGATGGCAGTTTTTATTTAACAGCCTTGGTGGCAAAATGAAAAATGGGTAAGTCCAatgtttctccctgcaatttttttttagggggtgggatgggaataCTACTAGCCAAGGaatctaaaaattctaagaaccACGTTCTTAAAGAATTCTTGAGGATTTCAAAGTTCTCAAGCCTAAGGTGGTGGGGTAAGGGGGACCAGGGACACAAGAGAGGTCAAATTTGCTGTTTTTGGATAAGATTAGAAATGTTATCTGTGACTAAATGTCTTAGACACTATCTGGCTGGAGACCACCCCCAATCGCTCACTGCTGAAAAGACTGACACCTACATGTCGGCATCCTCGTCCCTTCGGTTGGTTTCTGCGGAAAATGATGTCCCCAGATGGAGGTCTTCCTCTTCGCTGATCCTACAAAAAAGAGAACAGTGAAGGAGAGCCTTAGAGTCACAGATAAATGAGGCTGAATAGGATACTACATGAATAAAACAAGTATGCAATGAAATGTATAACATCCTGTCCATGGTTGGAAAACAATAAGATACATATGTAACATGTAAACAGAAGGAACTCCAGGAATATACGCAAGCATGTTGATGGCCTCTGGAGATACTTCAGGGGGAATGagtagatatatttatttttcacttttgcatTGCTTATATTATTTTGGtaactgtgtttctgtttttcctgaaaatgaaaaataacttccACATGGGTTTGAAAGACAATATACAATGCACCTTTACAAGAGGTGCCTACCTACATCACACTAAGTTAACTTttgaaaagtttttgttttcttttgcttttaaacaaCATACTCTTTACAGAGAACAAAGGGTACTCCAAGTCGTGTAAAAGCTGCAGCACACCCCAGCTCCTGGGGGACACAGACCCAGGCAAGCGGTGCAGGCGAGTTTGATTCTGAGCCTGTTTTGCACGTACTTATCTTTGCCCCTTTCCTTTAGTTTCTTCATGTCCACCATCCCGCCTGTCTTCATCTGAAAGGGATCATCCTGCAGAAAGCAAACAGCAGAGAAGAAGCATCTGTGTAACTCGCAGTGGAATGTTTGAAAGAAAACTCAGTCACCCACTGAAGAGCAGTCACATCTTCCCAGTGCCCAGGGAGGGTCCCACAACTCACCACTAGAGTGGTCTCTTCTTGTACTTTCTCTCCCACCAGCAGGGCAACAGCACTGAGAATAACcaaaaagcagaggagagagagagatggcacAGATCAGAGATGAGGAGGAACATTCTGGAAGTCTGCAACATTACTGCGGGGTTAAGATTTGAGGATTGCACACCAAAGCCAGATGGAAAAGCCTACAAGAATAACAGGGATCAAGAGACACTGTAGGGACCTCCcctgtggtccaggggctaagactcctcgctctcaatgcaggggccctggtcagggaattatcccacatgcagcaactaagagtttgcatgcttcAATGAAGacggaagatcccatgtgccacaactaagacctggtgcagccaaataaataaaataaattttattaaaaaataaaagagagcgAGAGGGACACTCCAGATGCTAGAGGTGGGGGCAGTGTTCACCTAAGTGGTACACTTTCCTACAAAGTCATTTGGGATTATCTTAGCTTAGAAACCTCATTTCTAAGATTTTGCCTTCATGGAAAATGAGGCTAAAGACAAGTGTAGGAAAATACTATTGCAGTCTTAGGAAAATACCATTGCAGTCTTATTTGGTGGTGAAATTTTGCACAATGACCTACAGATCCCAAAATAGAGGGGATAAGTTAAATTATAGTATGTATATCTGGTGGAATATCATGCAGCTATTAAAAAGGTTTTTTGGGGAAAAGATTACCCACAATGTGGATGAATACCCACAATATCATGAGTTGAAAATACAGTAGTCCTCCCCCTTAGCTGTGGTTTCACTTTTCACAGTGTCAGTTATCTAcagtccaaaaatattaaatagaaaattccagaaataaaaaattcGTAAGTTTTAAATTATCTATCAGCTATTATGAACAGTGTGACGAATCTCTGCCCTCTTGCCTGGTCCGACAGAGAAGGTGAACCACCCTTTTGTCCTGAGGGTCCACAGTGTATACACAACCCACCCATTAGTGTGGGAAAAAATACTCTGCATAAGATTTGATACTATTCAAgcttcaggcatccactgggggtcTTGGAACATAGCCCCTGTGGATAAGAGGGGACTACTGaagcatagaaaaaaataaggCTGCTCACAGTCtttacaaaagagagaaaacagacagGGAAGAACATTAAATGTCAACACTGGTCACCTCTTTATGGGAGAATTATAGGtactatttattttcttgattatacCTTTCTAATTTTCCCAAACTCTTAACAATCAGTGTGCATTTCACAATTAATTTAAGTGTAATAAAAACACTAGTCTGGAATTCCCCGGTGGTCTAGtagctaagaatccacctgccaatgcagggtacatggatttgatccctggcagGGAAAGATTCCGCaagctgaggggcaactaagcttgtgagtcacaactacagagcctgtgtgccgcaagtCCTGAAGTCTGGGCACCTGAGGGCCCGTCttttgaaacaagagaagccactacaacgagaagcccaagcatcacaactagagaaagcccctgcatagaaacgaagacccagtgcagtcaacagttcagctcagtcgtgtccaactctttgcaaacccacggactgcaggataccaggcttccctgtctgtcaccaactcctggagcctactcaaactcatgtccgtcctgtcagtgatgccatccaaacatctcatcctctgtcatctccttctcctcctgccttcagtccttcccagtatcagggtcttttccagtgagtcagttcttcatatcaggtggcccaagtattggagttaaaacaaaaacaaaccaaaaacactaGCAATGACCTGTAGCTCTGGAAgaagtgaaacttgctcagtcgtgtctgagtcttttcgatcccatggactatatagtccatggaattctgcaggccagaatactggagtgggtagcctatcccttctccagtggatcttccagacccaagaatcgaaccggggtctccttcattgcaggcagattctttaccagctgagctatcaggcaaGCCCATGGTAGCGCTGGAGCAAACTTCAGGACCACAAGGCTCAGGGCATGTCCTGGTTgaacatttgcaaaaaaaaaaaaaatacacaacgcTTGAGTCCCTCTCTAGGCAGTACAAAGTATAAAGTGTCTCAAGAAAAGGGGCTGTCTATGTCTGAGAATATATTTGTGACAAGGACCCGGGTGGGGGAGAGGAGTTGGGGGACGTGGtgtctctgtcatcccctcctgtTCTGGGTCCTCTACTCCCAAGTGGTACCCACCTCACCCCGTTGGGCCTCTTCCTCAAGTTCTGCACCTCTCGGGTCTCTTCCAGTTTTaatcttgagagagagagagagagagaaaaaaaaggcaacGCACAGGTTGAGATACGCTTCACGGAACTCAAAGAGTCAAAAGGCAGCTTCGAAGGACACCAATGACCGGCCGTCGAGCCGCCCGCAGGGGTCCAGAGAGTAGAGTGACTGCGTCTTGACCCACCACCAGGAGTCAGATCTACTCCGCATCCCAAGGACACCCCTTGGGATGTCCTTGAGACCTTGGGGCAGCGGTCTCATCCCTAGGAGCCTCGTTTCCTTCGCTGGCAGAGGGGTAACGACACCGCTCACAGCAATGGTGTCAACGAGGTACCCGGCTGGTCGTGAGTCCCCCCTAGGTTGCTTCTTTCTTCCTGCCCTGTAGGATCCCGCCCCAAACGCACCGAACCTCCTCTGAGTCCTGCTCATCTTCCTCCGACTCCGAGTCGGCGCGGCGCCGGCGGAAAGTCTTCCCGGTGACCGGCATAGTTGCACCGGCCCCGCGGTCTAGAGCCGCCGAGCCTCTGCGCCGAGATCTAGGCTACTTCCGGCGCGCGGCCGTGAGGTCAGAgcgccggcccggcccggccccgcccccaactccggccccgcccccggcccacaCGCCCATCTGACCACGCCCCCGTCCGCGGTGTCGGCCTCTCCCGATTGGGCAGCCCAggggggaggaggcggggcgCGGCTGGCAGGGCCTCAGGACCCTGCGCCCGCGGCTCGGAGGGCGCGCTTGACTGACAGGCGGCGGTGGCGGCGCGGTTGCGACTGCAGGTGAGTTCCGGACCGCCGCCGGCTGCTTCAGGGGGCCGGGTCTCTCCGAGCAGGGGCGACCCCAGTCCGGCTCCGGGCTGGCGGGGACCTGGCCCTGCCTGGTGCGCAGAACGCCGCGGCCAGGTGAGCGGAGCCCGGGACCCCCCTCGGCCGCCACCGCCCTGACCCCTCCTCCGGCCGGCGCCCAGGGTATCTTCTCGGGCCCCGGGCGCCCCACTTCGAGCCCCTAGGGCTCATTGATTCTCCGGAACAGGGGGCGccatctctttcatttctgccTGGGCCTGACCCAGCGTTGAAAGCACGCTTGTGGCGTCTCGGACCGCTGACTTCTTTCCTCCGGGTCTGGGCCCTGAcgtgcactttttttttcctgtagggaCAAAAGATGACCACTTCTTAGCCGTGATGAATTAAAGCCCCAGCCCCGACTCCCCCTCTAACGATCGCTTCCAGCCACTTCTCCCGGAGGAGAGTCGTGTCTGGTGTTTTGAACCCACTCGGGAGGGTTTGAGGGCAGAGTGTGCTTGCTGGCCGCTTCCCGGGACCTTCGTGGGCCTTGTTTTCGTCCTTTGTCACGAGGACTGTCGCTCTGGCCTCCGCCCCTTCTAACCGAGGATGCTTTGAGGATTaagtttatttgaaaaacagGAATCAACCGATGCTTAGGATATAACTAAATGCATAACTAATGGCTTGCGGGACATCTCGGAAGCCCttattagttttccttttttcaatatgctgtctgtCCTTTCCTTAGCAAGAGCCACCTCTTATTAAGCGCTTAACGTGGCAGGCACTGGACTCAgctttatttcattaaattaatCCAACAATCCAAGGAAGTAGAGTCAGTTATTGTTTCTCATTTTGCCAAGGAAGACACCAGGGCTTAGAGAAGCAGTATGTACCTCAGGGAACACAGCTGGAAGGGGGAGCAGAAATCAGTTACAGGCCTCCCTCGCTGCACCTTgccacagtacctggcacagtaAGAGTTGGTTTTCTGCAGGTTCCCTCCTCGGGAAGACCATCCGGAAGTAGGGCAGCCTTTCTGGAATGCCTTACTGTTCTCCGGAACAGTCTCCTCTGAGGTTGCCATCCTCTTCCGTGTACTGAGACAGATAGACTCAGGACTTGttggaacagacttgtggctttGATGAAAAGCCATAGTTTAAAAGTGTGCAGGTCTAGCCCTCTGCAGTCTGATTCAGCCAAAGCCAGATGCACATGGGAGTTACTGGGCCCCTTTTCCGTGATGGCTGAAGGAGAGGCTCCTTGGGAACTGCCGCAGGAACCCAGGGAGTGGATGTCTGCAGCTCTCATGCTCTCAGAGTTGGCTCCAATTTTGCCCATCCAGGAGCCCTCCCACCAGTGGGTACTGGACAGCACTGAGGAGAAGGCTGCAAGGCCAAGGACATAGCTGCTGATATCCCAGGGAGGACCATCTGGTACAGATGTACTGTCCCTGCCGGGCAAGACCAGCGTGCCCACTGATAACCTCGGTCTGACTGAGTCGAGTTCAGCAGAAGTGATACTGCAGAAGTGGCGGGGGTGAATCTGGCGGCCTGTGGCTGGGCTGAGGGACTGCAGATCCTCTGAGCTTTGCTGGGCCTAAAGGGGGCAGGTTGGAACTGCTCGGAGGGAGCCTGTGAGAAATCTGAGTTTTCTTCAGTTCAGAGAAATGCCATGTTTTTAGTTTGGTTTGAAGGTTTGGTTCTTGAAGAAAATGTCCAGGTTGGGCTTGAGTTTGGTTTCATGCACTGGCTCCTGGAACCAGGTGAAATGTGAGCTTGTCTTGGTGAGCATTAATGTCTAGGTCGATTTGGGAATCCAGCAAAATGATTGCAGCTCACAGCCTGGCCATCGTAAGCATTCATTGAGTGTTTGTGGGACAGACTtacttattcagcaaatatttactgcgCTTTCAGTATACGGAACAGGCACTGCTTAGGGTGCTTGAAATACGTCAGGGAGCAAAAGAGACTAAAGACCCCCTGAACTCATGGACTTTATGTTCAGATAACCTGATAACTATGAAAGATATTAGAAGGATgctatggggggaaaaaaaagtagagcAAGGGGAGGGAATCAGGATCGAGAGAGAGAATTGACTTGCATTTTTTAATTGGTGTTCTGGTTTGTGGTTTGGTCAGTAACACAACAAAGCAGCAGACTGAATTGTTGGCACTGGGTTCAAGAACCAGTTCTGCCAGCTTGCTGTGTGAGCCTGGAGAGGAGCCTTTCCTTCTCTGAGCCAATTTCCCCACCAGAGTCCCTGCTCTACCATTCGCTGGTTGTGTGACTTCAGCATGAACCTCTCCCATCCTCTCCTGCTTCCTGGTTTTATGGGTCCTGGTCTGAGTTTCTGCTTTTACTTACTCCAGGGATGCAGCTTCTCAGCCACCTTGCCCAGTCACTGCCTCTAGCCTGTCTGCCTCCAGGAACTGCCAGCATGGAGCAGCAGTAACCCCAATTAATGGACTCTTACAGACCCTCGGACACAGTGCAGTCCCAGGCTTCAGGCTATGCAAGGATGTTATCCTAAACTTAAGGAACTGAAGTTGAGCAGAAAAAAGTGCTGTGTGAAGAATGACTCAGAAGAGGTGCCTGTGAGGAAGGCCAGG
Protein-coding sequences here:
- the C5H9orf78 gene encoding telomere length and silencing protein 1 homolog, which gives rise to MPVTGKTFRRRRADSESEEDEQDSEEVRLKLEETREVQNLRKRPNGVSAVALLVGEKVQEETTLVDDPFQMKTGGMVDMKKLKERGKDKISEEEDLHLGTSFSAETNRRDEDADMMKYIETELKKRKGIVEHEEQKVKPKNAEDCLYELPENIRVSSAKKTEEMLSNQMLSGIPEVDLGIDAKIKNIISTEDAKARLLAEQQNKKKDSETSFVPTNMAVNYVQHNRFYHEELNAPIRRNKEEPKARPLRVGDTEKPEPERSPPNRKRPANEKATDDYHYEKFKKMNRRY